The region ggtcatggtcaaacttgATCAAACTCATAAACCTGGTCAATATGTCTGTTCAATATTTTTAACatgaagtccaacttcattatactctggcTAGAGATTCTCGTTGTATGACTATTGAATAGACTAGAGcatccttgttacctcaaggcggtggatcctctatCGAACGCACACTTGTCTCCGTACAATACTGAACTAGACtaccaagtacacttatagtcccataaggaacaaaatgcgcatactggcaaaaactagtcccccatatgtacgagacaacTGCCATGTCGTCTCAAttcaagtcaaaggattattattgcatacttgtaacatataATATACCGGTGCCACGTAGGTAAACACCAAGCGGTACGTTGTAGTCAGTcattgttcaatgacttgttatCTAACAATCATTCATGTGTTCACTCTCTGAATCTCATACAGAATAGCATGAGgctcaccataagaaggacaatgtgctagtcttatcggaattgtaatgcccaattagaattcttatgactaggaacatttttacaatttttcatttattataattcttcatcactcatattcttaaatcttaagaatgaagaattaagaaaattgtatggaataatatcaaatattaactaagctaaaataaaataaataaaacacttatttattatatttatttaattaattagaaatcaATGCTCAAAAACGATAAATATTGACTCATATGACATACATGTCTAACATATTAGGTGTAATTTGATGTTCTCTGATTGaaagtaaattatatcaaaattcaCTCTTGTCGTAGACAAAGCTATATTGACAAGCTCACTTAACATTTGGACAATGGCAAATACTTAAATCTTGTTAGAATAAATGCTTGTTTCTgtaatacaacaaaaaattatagaGAAAAGTAAGGGAATAAAAACATGATCATTTGACATCTTCAAACATATATTCACTTTTTCATAAGTCTTTATCTCCCATcacaaataacatgaaatacacaattatgacttatgagatacaagaagataaaaaaaaaaaaaaattcttaagtaACTTTACGAAGAATTTTCTTTTAAGTTGTGTAACGGAGAATTCTATCTAAAGGTATATTCTCAAGTGGTTACTGCTGATAACACATGAAAATATGACAGTGATGAAATTAACCTTTCATCTATCAGACTTATGTCTCAGACTTTTAATAGTGTAAGACCTTTCGTCTTAGAGAGGACTTGTTTGACTCTTCTCAGATCCCTTCCAGATTACTCTCTGATCTAAGACTCTCACGTCGGAGACTATCTCCAaatatagatttatatataattcTCAAGAGGAGTTACATGGTGATTAAAAATACTAaacttcaaaaataatacaccgataattttatttgtaatgggaaatattatatatatttattaccttGTGCATGTACCCATGTAATTTAGATATGTATATCTCATTTCAAAGCATGCATCTGCACAATGATTGCTCCTTCCGAACAGGTTGTTTCTTCCCTTCCGAAAAGTCAGCTTCTTCCGAAAAGTCCATTTACTTCTTTCGAAATATTGTCCGAGAAGTTAACTTCTCCGGTGCATCAACCTTCCGGTTCCACTGTGCGTTCTAGCTTTCCGGATTAACTTCTGGGAATTAATTTTATGTTATAACTTTATGCATTTAACTTTTTGCTTCTTTGAGGTTTTAactttttgtaattaatttaaaatattcttctctcttctcaaaATTTTGGACTTCCTaacatatttgaattttttttttttgaaggaaaacgtaactattccattaattcataacataaaacgtttacatcaacgatcaatgaaatggtaaacaattccttacagtcagacatagaaataacttttctaactatgttaTAAAAAACTTGAATCgtagactgtttcataactaggaagctatgttccttcaacatacatttactatataaatctCTATATAAATCTTAACAAATCCTAGTATATAGAGTCATCAGTATGTGAATGGTTGAATTTATGAATCCATCCGTTCAAACATAGCTGCCCAGAGCAGTCATGTCTGACGTACATAAAGATGCTTCTTCAATTCATCTTGGGCACGCATACTTGGcaaatataattgtattttacatacaattttgataaatataatcgataatgacaataaaaatttattattataactaataggataaaatgtaaatttaaatattggctactatgtagtgtgatcaCATATCTGGGTGATCATAAGATCTAATCCTGTGAGGACATTGATTGATACTCGCTcggtcccattttatgtgtctggttcggttaacgagacttgactaaagttattttttaattcaaattttcataatattaagtttagtattaatatacaaaatttatatatttagaaactatattaaaatactattaaacacaaaaaattaaattttaaaataaataaaaaatactaaaaaaaaataaacaaagaataagTTAATTTGACGAATAAATAACAAGtaggacaaataaaatggaACAAATAGAGTACTTTACCACATAAatgaaaaaagttaataaaatttgttataTTAGAGTTGGAACATGAACTTTTTGGGCCGCTACTGTATGCACATTGTTCATCTTCATAGTTTAATCTTCCGCCCCAAAAAACTCTACTCttgcataagaatatcaacattTCTTCCTCATGCCCACCACTTATATCTTTCTTACTTCcacaacggttaaaaatcacCTAAAAATTGCATTGAGTTTGCCCTAAAAATATACTCTTCTCATTATTCGATTTTTAATTCCTCAATAATCCTAATTCcaaggaaaatgacactttttcctcttaaattatatatttatagcgTTTTTCTCTCCTGAATTATTCATATATCTACATTAACCCCTCCATtagcttaaaattataattataatattaaattatgacGTATGCTCGTTTTTACATTTATTCTTATTctcacatataaacaataatttgttgaaaaagaaaatataaatgaaatattaatttttaaatgtgaaCGTGTCTAATTTACAAAAAGGATTAAAATCgtcatttttaaattagttgGAAGGCTAAATACATGAATAATATAGgaagaagaataaaagaatacttataattgagagaaaaaaatgtcattttctctaCAAATCCATTTCAATTTCCAcatgtgaaccaaacacccgTCGGCAAATCATTAATCACGGGGTATAGATGACAAATACCATCAAATCTCCATCAAACCATGTACTAGACGCATCCTCTCACTTTGCCTATTAAATCCTTGTCAGGCTCGTACCCATTTCCTCATCTCAAACTCTCACAAAACCTTAATAATGAAGACACCATTTTTAtacctctctctctccctcctctCCACCATGCTTTGCTCGGCACAGACACCCCCCGCGGTGCTCGACACCAACGGAAACGCCGTCCAAGGCGGCGTCAAGTACGTCATCGTCCCAGTACAGCCGAGCCAGGGCGGAGGGCTCGACCTCGCCTCCACCGGCAACCAGAACTGCCCGAAGAGCGTCGTCCAAGTCGGCCCAAACGTGGTGGGCAACACGGTAACGTTCTCCCCCGTGAGCCCCAAAGACGTGGTTCGCAATGGGACGGATCTCAACGTACAGTTCTCTGGCTCAAACACGGGATGCCCGGAGTCTACTGTGTGGCAAATCACGCATGACCCGGAAGATACTGACACCACTCACTACGTGGTGAGCGGTGGAGTAAAGGGAAATCCCAGTTCTTCCACAGCCAGAAACTGGTTCATGATTCTCAAGACCAAGAATGGTTACAAGTTTAAGTTTTGTCCGGTGTCGTTGTGCGACTGCAATCCTGTATGCCAAGATATTGGCATTTCAGTAGAGAGTGGACACCGGCTTTTGAAAGTAGACTTATCCCTTCCCCCTTTGGAGGTCAACTTTAAGAAGGCTTAAACGTTTCATCTATACATGTGCTAGCTGATCCTAAGTTATCTTAGCGATATGGATGTAGTATTACAATAAACCATCCTCaagagaaaaatggtgaagaataATGAAATATACATTACTCCGTATATTGGTTACAGTACGTACTGTTATTTCTCTTTAGTTTTATATAGAGTGCTAGTCATCAGCATACGTGTTGTGCAAAATATCCAATGATAAAATATGTTAAGCAACTGAAAGCAGacaatagaaaattaaaaaaaaaaaaaaaaaacaaacaaaacaaaacaaaaaattaaacaaaaaaatagatctatcttcttttcttttttagttttagCCCCTCAATTATTATGTGGTTATAAATGTTGTCTCATATTGTCAATTATCTAcccttataataagagccaataatgttagacccttaactggaattaaaaaaaaaatattggtgtaataatctgctataacatattgtactttgtgtttttcttattgtgcaacctccaattaaattcctaatatatcataatcttttataattttaccaaatttttctgttaaatataacggaagtttaacattaaattctttaagcaatttgtttctttattgcatttttcaaacaaattggcaatattctataatacaattctgtatagattcctaacttaaaattagaatattgaagtcttaataagattatataatacaattttgtatagattcctaactaaaccattattctacccaaaacaacagtatacaTCTCCCATTCTCACTGGTAtgcacccaaaactaaacctaacatatcctgcaacacaccatctacttgacattctataggtatgattgtcaaaatattatcatgctaattctattatttgtatttgtactcataatgattacaattttaaaaaaaatcaatgatggtatactcattaattagtataacttcaatatcgttatgtaaatatatctattgtataacaTGTTCATCTaatatacttgtatccttgtatgtaatgttgttgttctcattatattcctctataatctacacattttagttactcctaactccttaatctatgatttttgaatttatgttgtggttcccattatattatttcataacatcctttatgaacatattttccatggcacaaggatattagtaataatgacaaatgcagtaaagttaattgatattaacacacaaactgtgggctagAGTTGTATAGTTCATGTcgttaagaaaaacgaaccaaaaaacacTATTGAAACGcatgagaaaaagtatatgctcatcatACTTGAGGAttaaacagtaagtaaatagtaaattttttctcccattattattattattttattttattttattttatttttatcattattagtattattattattattaagatgctctcattcaccaccaacattattgtaaatgctatatctaaatgcaaggaactcgggttcaatcaataatgtttgataatgacattggaatgtatgatatcactttacaagccaacaaatggtacatcatctcaaatgtcattgtcaaacctgtccagACAACTATAAATtatttgatcacaaatacaattacacatggattttaaatggtcagaccggtgtccaaacaagtgacaatgatgacatgCCATTTGCTcacatgtaagtggtttatttgtttctacttattttagttgcaatttagctatttacaatttcgttatgttttattaaaatatataagcaccaagactatttctttgatttttgttaatttagcatttttttctctctcattattatatgactactttaaccaattaaggaacactaatttaaaaatacgcattagGCATTgctttaatcgcgcaacgcgcgtgtgataactagtattcCTATAAATGTTGCCCTCAATTGCCTAACAATGGTCatttatacataaaaatttaaagcCCAAAGAACTTTCGGAAATGGTGGTGGGACGCGAGACCAAGTCAAATCCCACGCGGTGAGCAACGAGAATGGGTTAAAGCCCAACATTCCTAACCCTGAGACGAGCTTTGGGACAGGAATGGCTAGCCGTTTAAGGCCAACTTCGGAGGTCGATTCATTCTTaggcaatgttgcaaaaatcccgcctaggcgctgattaatcccctcctaggcgctagtcgactgcctagcgtatcaccttaaatggtggtctaggcggctggccggctaggcgactgcctaggccgcttagacgctgaccgcctaggcctcctaggcaccgactaggccgcctagtcgacCGATCAACTattgttccttttttttaataggttatttcattcaaagcaacatcgttttgagtgaaataactctaaattgtacaaactctagatattttttaggtaaatatttaataatttattattaactattaaagtattatataatttataattattagtctttaaaaaattaaatatacttaaattttaaaaaataataaataaaataaaaaatacacagacGCTTAGGatccgattaatccccgcctaagcgtcctaggcgctaggcgctccccgagcgctcctcgggcgcctagcgattttttcaaccatgttcTTAGGTGTGCGTTTCTAGGCAATAATGGATAATTGTCACAACTAGCGCCCCTGAGCttagattatttttaatataatatttcatgtCAAAGTTTTTGGATTGACCCCAACCAACATCGTAAACGCCCCCTCGGGCCTCCATGGTGCTCAGACTTATCTTTAGCCGAATATTCCCTTGGGGCCAGACCCTAAGGTGCACGGGTCTCCTTGCCTTTGTTCCGCCGAACACTCATCAAGTTACATCCCCTTAAGGAGTCTAGACTTATCTCATAGATTTCGAAGCACATCCGGGCCCCTTAGTCCTCTTGCTTTGCTCTTAGTTGGCACATGGACCGCCTACGCCACCTCGGGGTGTGATTCATTGCACCTTGGGTATCTTGTATGTATCATCTACATCGCCCCAGAGTATGGTTTGCGACCCGAGCCCCTTGGGTAAGCCGAGCCCACTACTTGGGTCTTTGGGATATTGGCTTCATTACCCCGGAGTGTGGTTCGTGACTGATAGATGCCAAAAACACTTAAATTTAAGGGTCTTTAAGGGGTTGTTTTATGCTCAATTGCTATCCGTTGTGGTTGATTTATGGTCATAATTGCTCTAATGTGTTAATGTTTTTCAAAGCTCTATCATATCTTGCACTTTAGTGGTTTTGAAGGGTTCTAAGCTTAAGAGAAGGCATATGGATTTGATTTGGAGCAACCAAGGAGAAATCACACAAGTGGAGCATGTCAACAGAAAGATCCACGATCGTGGATGGGGAACAGAAGGTTCCACATCCCAATCCACGATCGTGGATGGGTTCGTGGTCGAGTAAGTGATCCTATCCACGAGCGACCCACGCTTGTGGATTGGGTCGTGGACAAGGAGCAGTGCAGATTTTTGAAAGAATATGCTTTGGAGGGAAGCTATTTAAGCTAGGATTAGATATTTTGAGAGGAGGCTTTTTTGGAGAGAGGGAGATATCTTCCTAGATTTTCAGCACTTAAGAACTAGATTCACTTTtatactttctctctctagttGCACATTGTACTTTGAAGAAGTTCTTGGAGAAGAAGGCTTGACACTCTTTCAACTCCTTGAATTCAATTGTAGTTTGGATTTTACTTGCAATCTACTAGGTAATCAACTTTCTTGCTTTGATCTTTACTTCAATTGCTTTTCAATTTGGTGAATTTAGGTTAAATGATGATTTTAATTTGTAGAATGTGTGGCTAGGTTTTCTACAAGGAATTGAATTGTGATTCTAGTCATGATGCTAGTGTGAAATGCATTTCTAAATTAGGTTATTGCATTGCAATGGATTGATGAATTATTCTTGTTGTCTATGATGAATTGTTTGCTTCTTTTGAGAATGACCACCTCTAGGATTGTCTAAGGCGGCATTGATTCTTAACAAGAGATTGCTAGAATCAATGTAGCTTGATTGAAGTAGTGTTTGCGGTGAGGTGTAAGTGTAAACAAGGAataagttccccgagtgtcgttcTCTTGACGATGGCAAATTGGAGTCAAGTTGCGTGTGTGGCATTCAAGGAGGTTAGTGTCAAGAGTTACGAGAATTAACACGAGCCAAAAGTAACATGAATTGAGGTCTTAATCAAACGAAAAGTAAAGGTAAACAATTAACTAAAGCAAGGAGATGGATGTCTTTGCTAGGTCTCATGCATGATGGTCACTAAGGTAGCATCGAGGTGATGCAAGCAAGTCTCGTTCAAAGAAGCCCATGGCACCTTCACTTTACTAAAAgtgttgggcgtcggcaaggttggccgagttcagcccctgctcgattcgagacgtggcgttgtggcttaccatagagggatgtggttaaatggttaatgtccacctacctatcaccaattggttttaagtaggatatggcaaccagatagccaaagaactctatggttaagcgtgcttgacttccggcagtTACGGGATGGGTCGCTGAGATCCAttaattggtatcagagccgaggtcacgggttcgaatcgatgACGAAACGAAAGCCGAGTCCAGTCCCaggtgggatgtgggcgtaggtcAGGATCCATCAAAAAGTGTTGAAAGCTTAACTTACTTATTCGTTTGAAGAATCCCTAACTTTCTTTCAAAACCAGAAAAGTCTATTTAAACCGCCACAtacctttaatttcttaattaaacCGGGACCAACACCACTTATAGCctgtttcatttttttgtttaaagatTCTTGACTAAGTAAAAGTTTGTTAGCTGTACTCATTTCTCTTACACAAGTTCTTCAAAATCTTGTCTATATACTAGCTGAATTAATAAAGCTATACTGTGTACAGTGTTCCATTTTATTGTGCATCTCTCTTTAGTCTGTTTGCAAACTAactaaaattaaacaataaccTTAAATGCCATACTTTACTATTGTATacattagggtgtgtttggttcgcacttGGAAATCAGAATTGGAAtggtatcaaatatttggtaatggtaatgagttttggtgaaagtattttgcatgtttggtaatagggtcgaatgagaatgattatcaacattgatgtttggttatgtatgatcctataatgggaataaagattttaaatatgtaagaacaaaaaatcaagacaattgattCTAATATAAAAACATCCAAAGcgccaatatgaacaaaaaatttaatacaaaaatctAAATAGTTTTGGAAAGTGGTTGAGGAGGAATAAAGGAATGAAATCCTTATTTCATTAGGAAATGAATTTTGAGTATCAAAAttcatagtagtattctaaaaacctgtcaaccaaacaataataatgactttGATATTCATTCTTGATAATTAAACctgacaaccaaacacaccctaaagttTTTGAATGACTTTACGGTGTCTTACAATACAGATGCTTAAATAAGAAACAATTACTAATaagacaactaaaaaaaaactttatattgCAACTGGATAAGCCTGTTGTTGACAGAACTTGTTAGCT is a window of Ipomoea triloba cultivar NCNSP0323 chromosome 11, ASM357664v1 DNA encoding:
- the LOC115997346 gene encoding kunitz trypsin inhibitor 5-like, translated to MKTPFLYLSLSLLSTMLCSAQTPPAVLDTNGNAVQGGVKYVIVPVQPSQGGGLDLASTGNQNCPKSVVQVGPNVVGNTVTFSPVSPKDVVRNGTDLNVQFSGSNTGCPESTVWQITHDPEDTDTTHYVVSGGVKGNPSSSTARNWFMILKTKNGYKFKFCPVSLCDCNPVCQDIGISVESGHRLLKVDLSLPPLEVNFKKA